The window AAGGTGTTGTAGTCAACTTAAGAGTGAGAGGAAGGGAGATTGACAGTGACGGAGAAGGTGGGTGGCGGACGACAATAAAGAGGTAGGAGGGGAGTCTGTGACTCTGTGAGGATTTTTGAGAGAGTGAGAAGTGAGGAGAGAACAAGAAGTGAGAAGAAAGAGAGTGACGGTAGAATGGGATTAGGATCGAATAAtttgggaattttattaaaaaaataaacaaaaaattaggatttgtataCTTTTATCGTACGAAATCCATATTTCATGAGTACATTATTGTTAATTTCGTTAGTTTATGTCCGCATTTATAAACTTCATGAGTATTTTTGGtagttttttttagaatttaattagaTTAATGATTCAGTTTTAATTTGTCTCGTAAAATTgctctttttttaatttgtcttTATCTCTCGGAgggtagaataattttttttaatattatcataTAATATTATCTGATCTTTAACATTATTTAATATGCTTctatatcattttatttttatatttatgttatatCTCAACCATATATACCAATAACAAATATTGTTTAGCTACTAATGTCAAACTATTATTTGAACCAAAGTATTGGGAGAGAATATTTTATACCCTATAAAATAATGCTGATTATACACATACACACACTTCTTGATAACTTTGCATAAGCATATGAAAGGCTCCAACTTCAATTATATATAGCTATATATATGCATACAAATTGAGTACTTGACAACCACTTAGAGCAACGTGTCTGTGTTTGAGAggactaaactaaactaaaccccTCACACACATCTTttagggaaaaaagaaaaaaaaaagaaaaaaaaatgagtgaTAACATAGTCTCATCAACACAAACCTTTAATATTAAGTACAACAATACTATCACATTTTCTTCAACAAGTGgaatctcttcttcttcttctcatcatcataatcatcaagATGATGGTGGGGTTATCAAAGAGCAAGATCGGTTGCTTCCAATTGCAAATGTTGGGAGAATCATGAAGCAAATCCTTCCAACAAATGCAAAGATCTCAAAGGAAGCAAAGGAGACTATGCAAGAGTGTGTTTCTGAGTTCATAAGCTTTGTGACCGGTGAAGCTTCTGACAAGTGTCACAAGGAGAAGCGCAAGACCGTTAATGGTGATGATATTTGTTGGGCCTTGGCTACTCTAGGGTTTGATGATTATGCTGAGCCACTCAAAAGGTACTTGCATAAGTTTAGGGAATTGGAATGTGAAAAAgctaataatcaaaataatattaaGGTTATTAATACTActaatagaaataataataatcttattgaaaaatatagtagttatgggggtgatgatgatgaagactaGAATAATagccaagaaaagaaaacactaCTCCAAATCTAGGACTAAAGAGAAAGGGTATCTATTTGTCACTACTCCAagcttcttgttctttttcttaaTTACTTCATCTacttctttaattttaatttctagtaGTTTAATCTCTTTCTAACTTGTTTAATTTCATATATCATTAATCTATTAGGTGCTATATGGTGTTGTTAATGTGAAATCATGAGCAATATTATGTATATCTATAAGCATGTATGAATTTCAGATCTTTTAATTTGTTAAGGGTTTGAAATATTTATTGAGTTTGATGATGGTACTTATTATAACCATATAGTAGCTTGGGAATTAGATGATGAACTTAGTTGTTGAATTTTGGACTATCACAATAATAAAAAGGATGATGatttaatatgtttttttatttcctGTATTTTTTGGTTCATATATATTTGTGTGTCTACTACAGTAGTTTTAAAttctgttgatgatgatgatgatatagatcaaaattttttaattaacaattcCTTCCAGATTTGCTTTTTGCCCTAATTTAGTAGTGGTGTACGGAAATATTACATTAAATAATCTTTCATCCATCTATCTGTAAATGAATATCATAgttatctttaatttctttgataTGATGAACTTTCTAATGAGTTGGTTTAGTTGTTTTGCTTATTTGAATTTTaaccttttaatttttaattttaacacaTAGAAAGGAGGTCTAATTTGTCTAACATGTTAAATAAACAAATtagattaagatttttttttaaaaaaataagctaaaaaaataaagttacatTACAAGTTCTGTACGGAAAGGACATATGGCACATACTAtagacttattattattattattattattattattattattattattattattattattattattattattattattattatagtaataaatttttttttggactaTTTAAAAACCGGATTTTAAAGTCTGTTCTAAATATAAGTCTTTGGtcttatttatttttggaaaaaaaaggaaggggggggggggggatacgTACTTAGAAGTCTTTTAACCTAACTGGAAGTAATATTTTCACTTCGGTTTATAAATCATATTGTTAAATTGGCCTCTAAATAAGCATAGCTAGGAAACAAGACTTTTAAatacagtttttagtttttatttttactatatttttttatttaagaataaTACAAATTAAACTCTAGAAATTTTAATTATAGAAGTTTTTatactatattataaaattatttattttaaaaatttaaactgataataataataataataataataataataataataataataatatatttaatatgcaTTATATTCTTTTTAATCATCTACTTAAAGAAGTATACGACCCATGAATTAACCGTACTAATAAAAGCAGTAAAATAAGTGAAAATTCAGgtctttttcaaaatgaaaaataattaaaatatgttgtgCTAGAATTGAAATTGAGTATAAATTTAACGTAATTCcaaaaattattagtttatagATTAAGATATGTCTCATACTTGTAATTTTTTTAGAGACTTTATTTTTGAGATTAGGTTTATTGCTTGAATTTGTTCAAAGCTAAGATTAATTTCTTGAGAAAATTAAAGGGAagttctctttttatatataatatataggtTATAATGCAATACATAAGAATGCCcaacttaattattttatttttaaactaatagcTCCTCAATTcaaaacatgctttttcttttttcttttttttcagaaCATACTTAGAACTAAGGGACTAGTCGCAGTAGTCCTTATTACAAGCCTATATAAGATGTTTTCCTTctttcaacctttttttttttttcactaataAATATCATGAAGGAAAAGAATTGGCATAATAAGTTATCACtgaaaagaaaaaagcaaataaataaataagataccGATTCAATCACTAAAAATAGTAGGTAAACCAACAAAACCGTTTATGATTTACCCTTTTTGCACTACcaactttatattttattataacaaATTTGTCTTCCCAATGGGACTAATCGTATATACagagatataataaaaaaataaaaaaaataaataaagctaTGATTAGCAAAAACAACGTTGAAGACAATATAATCCTCTATGTGATCATGCCCACGTGGCTAATGGTTTGTCTTTCTATACCTTGATGACTGCTTTTGTCGGAAATATCATGAGTTATCTATATATAGTTATATGTAGATAATAGATTATTTATAATAGagtaaattcttttaatttttggatcaaattttaatttaatttttaatgttttaattatttaattttaattttaaaaaattttaaatattttattttaattttaaaatattttaaactaatttaatattattaaaatgttaaatttaatatcAACAATTAGTATATTGcagaattaataatattttattttagtatgtaagTAAAATTGACTTATCTACtattactaatataaaaatttttttttttaattctgaagtgttaataattatttgataggatttaggattatttacAAGAaacatattgaaaaaaaaaaggtattataaaaaaatttttatcatgttttttaatacatagaagaaaaagatatgagttaataataataatgttgttaCTATTTACATCATGTActctatatatttattattttgtcaaatttaatggtactattaaatttgtttaaaattttttgagataaaaataagagtttaattttaatacattgacagtgtaaaatattttatatagttatACAATCACATTCGTTTTTTGGATAATCATTTATGCGATCAATATAAaaggtagttatttttattaatgtgatattatataattagatgtatatataaattaaaattattttatattaactgtgtattaaaattaaatttaaaattttaaaaattaaattaaaatttgttctAAATACCGGAATCAAAATAATAGTTTAGAGTTTATAATATTATAAGTAGTTGATTAGCTGgatgcatatgtatatatattcctAGGTAACGCACTCGAAAATTCAAAAACCCTAGCTAGTGAAATCTTGATTTGGGACCACTACTTAACTTTTTTTCTGTGTGGCTCTACCTTCCATGATGTTTTGTCGCATATTATTATGGATTTGATGAAATAAACTTTCAATAATGGCTAAGCTCGGTGAACCTGACACGTTTTAAGTAATCAAAAGAAtttggatgttatctttccaacatgTGAGGATTATTACTCTTGGGGGCAAAAGTCCCTAAGCTAGCTAGTTGgaagattttaattaatatttgaataAACTAATTCTTAAAGGAGGCAATGCATTGCAAGTAGCCAGGGATTATGGCAAAATCTGTTGTTACTCACGAGAGATACTTTTTTAACGCTACTTTATTTACATACATTATGATACAAATTCGTATCAAAGAAATGATCTATTTTTATAAATGATAAAAcgattttgtcaaaaaaaaaaagggacattttaatttttaatttttttattttgagacaatataatttttttgttaaaaaatccattcaataataataaaaattagttttgtgaaagttttatttgtattttgtggaggtttaaaaaaattgagagtcgAAGTATTCTTTTTATTTAACAGGGATTGCTTTATTTTtcaggaaaaataaaatagagatttttagaattaggatgaagagaaaaaataaaatttttaattatattatacatatcttatattattatattataattttatttatagtagtataattttttaattagactaTAGATTTAATACTAATTTTATCATCATTATTCTACTCTTCAAAATAACTTTATCCTCAAAGTTacgaaaaaatataaattttaatgaaaattataaaaactaattacaattaataaaaaaataataaaaattaaaataatattttctatgcTACTACTAAAAAAAAAGTTTACCATCACAATCTTAttgcttaaaaaattttaatccacCAATTGTATAACATAATTTTGTTTATAAATTGGCTCAACTTTTGTCCCACAATAGAAGCCTATCTAACTCATTGTTAGGGTTCAGCATCTCTTCCTCATTCTCATCGACGAAGAGGAGAGACACGTTGTTGTTTCTCTGCCTCGAAGATACCACTGCGTCCAACCGTAGCCACCCTTTCACGACGTGTGTCAATTGTTGTTTCTTTCGACCATCCCAATCTCGGAACCCGCCACTTCACCTACTTCTTCGTCGTTCGAGCCTCCTCTTCGCGATCCCAGGGGAAGACCGCCGCAAGGAGAGGAGATGGCATTGCCAAGATCGAAAAAACGCACCGAAACCTTTCGCCACATCTTCAAGGATCTTCGGTACCAGTCGCTGCTGCCACTCCGTCAACTCAGGGAGTCGCGAGCATTTGCTCTCCCTTCATAGAGGTGTCGTCCTCGGTGCCGTTACCGAGGATCAGCTCTGCTGGTGTTTCTTCATCGCCGCCGCCGCCTCTGTTCAACGCATTGAAGCGTTATTGGAATGATGCGGTGGGTTTGGTGGTGGTTGCGGTAGCCTCACCTCTGCTATTTCTGGATACGTGAACTGCACCTTCTCCATTGCAATGATGCCGCTTTTGATCCCATCACCGTTGTTCAGAGTGGTGCCATCCACTGTTCGTACATCAATCTCGACACCGTCAATCCCAATCACGCTAGGTAATTTCAAATCTGCCTTTGAATCTTCTATTCGTTGAATTGCTTGTGTTATCTTATCCTAAATTGTGATTGATGATACTAGAACTGGACCTtcaaattttaaatgaattttctaGATTTGAAATTGTGATTGATTTGTAAGATTTGTTGATTCTTCTTGTTGCTGATGcgattaaaattcaaaattaaaatatgatgATTCTCCTTCTTCTACTGTGATGTATTTTGCttttagtttgaattttggaCACATTCTgcagcagcattctctgattctGCATCCTCATAATCTAAACCTGAAATATGAAATTGTAGAATTGTAAGTATTGAATATTTTGCTTCTGGATATGTTGAATTATCGTTTATTGGTTGAAGATCTTATTCTAATTTGGCTTGAATTGTTAGATATAGTTTGCCTATTGATGATTTTGGTTCTGGATAATCTGATGTTGCACAATTTGCTTCTTCTAGAATCCTCGCATTCAAGGTTACGTTGAACAAATTTTGGCGGAAGTTCCTTTAATTTCTTCAAGTATCTTGGTCTGTTTTTGATAATTTGAATTCAAATATTGTAAGCTAGTTTCTTCATGTATCAAGTCACTTGACAATTCGGTGCCCCAGTATCAAATGGGGTTGAGGTTTGTACCCTTGATCATCTAATAAAAATGGGGTGAGAATGTTAGGAGGATTTGGATTGTCAGTATATTTCTTGAGTAAAGAAATGTGAAAATCAAAGTGGATCCTAGCTGTGGTGGGCAATTCCAACTTATAAGCCACATTTTCAATACATGCCATGATTTTGAACGGTTCGAAATACCtcatagataatttttttattcttctgcaATGCCACACAGTGCTGGCGGTACGGCTTTAGCTTAACATACACAAAATCACCCACATTGAACTCGAACTCTGATCTTCCGCCTTCCGATTTGCCTGGATTTTCATTCGCAATTGTGCCTTCTCTAAATTCTTTTTGAGAGATTCCAGTACTATATCGCACTGCAATAGTTGTTCCTGTAGCGCCGGTGTGTCAACAGACTTGGTATCGTACTTGAGAAGGGTTGGAGGGTCTCGGTCGAAGACCACCTTGAACGGGGACATGCCAATAGCATAGTGGTATGAGATATTATAACTATACACAGCCCATGGTAGCAACTTAAACCAGTCTTTCGGGTTCTCCTGCGTGTAACAGAGTAAGTACATTTCCAAGCAGCACTTAAGGACCTCCATTTGTCCGTCAGACTCTAGATGGTATGCAGAACTCCTGGCCAGCATAATTCCTGATTTTCAGTGTACTATTCCCAAATTTGCTCGTGAAATGTTCACTATCTCTCACACAAAAGCTACAACTACTTTTAGGGCCGtaaaatccaagaaagaggaatAAAGTGCAAAAATTTAGACATCAGCAACCACCAAGATAACGGAGCAGCCGTGAGATAAAGGAAGATTAATGATAAAATCCATCAACATATCATGCCAAATATGAGTTGGGATTAGCAATGGCTCCAATAGTCTGACTAGGGGTTGAGTACTATTTTTTGCCTACTGACAAATAGAGCAAACATTGACATATTCCTTAATGCGTTTAGCCATATGCTTCCAAAAAAATTGGGCAGTCAGGCGAGCAAGTGTCTTTTGATAACCCCTATGTCCCCCAATAATGGAATCGTGACTCTCATGAAGCAAGTGTAGAATCAAAGGTGAAGCAGCTGGTATAACAAGCCTATCATCTCAGTACCATAAGCCGTGATGCATTTGAAGTCTACCCGAATTCTGTTCAGCTTCTGAACTCAGTTTCAACCTGAAATGTTTGAAACTCCTGCTGAAGAAATTGCAGCAGGCTGCTTGTCACCGAAGTGAGTTCTATGAAGGCCCGGGATAACCCATCTGCACCTTTATTATCATACCCTCTCTTATACTCAATGGAGAAGTCATAGTCCAACAATTTTGCTAACTATGTCTGCTGTTCTGAGGTTTGAATGGTCTgaccttgcaattccttgaggctcttaTGGTCTGTTTAGATAAGAAATTTATGTCCAAGTAAATAGTGATGAAATTTGGTGATTAGCAGCGAGGATGGCTTGCATCTCCCTAGTTAGAAAAGTAAGTAATAGGGTGACCCTGCAGGTTAAGGATGACACCAGTCTCCATTCCCGACGCATCCGTCTCTAGGATAAAAGGTTTAGAGAAGTCCAACAAAGCTAAAATAGGAGAATGTGTCAAGACAGTTTTTAGTTGACTAAAAGCTGCCATGGTTTGTTCTAACCAAATAAAATTCTCCTTTTTAAGGAGGTCGGTCAAAGGTGCAGCCAAGAAGGCAAAGTGCTTGATAAACTTTCAGTAATAGCTGGCCAACCCCAAAAATGCGTGGAGTGGCTTGAGAGAAGTAGGAATAGGCCATTGTTTAATAGCTTAAATCTTGGATTCATCCACGCTAACTCCCTCTCTGGATACCACATGACCTAAGTAATCAACTCTTGTTTGTCCAAAAGAGCACTTTGATAATTTAGCATAAGGCATTGTCCCTAAAAATATTCAACACATGCATCAAATGAGTTAAATGAGAATGTCAATTAGGTCTATAAATTAGGATATCATCAAAGAATACTAAAACAAACTTTCTTAATACATCCACAAAAATTGAGATCATCAAACTCAAGAAAATAACGAGGGCGTTTGTCAACCTGAATGGCATCATCAACCATTCGTATAAACCTTGATGTGTGCGAAACACTGTCTTGAAGCAATCCTCAGGTTTCATATGAATTTGGTGATAATCAAACCTTAAGTCCAACTTAAAAAAGTATTGCACGCCAAAAAGTTCATCTAATAGCTCATCCATTATGGGCATTGGGAAAGAATATTTGACCATGACAGCATTCAAGGCCCAATAGTCCGTACAAAACCGCCAAGAGCCATCTTTTTTCTTCACCAATAATACTGGAGAAGAAAACGGGCTAGTGCTCGGATGTATAATGCATTTTTTTAACATTTCATTCACAATTCTCTCGATTTTTTATTTCTAGCTATGTGGATATCGATACAGTTTCACCTTGACTGGTGCTGAGTTAGGTTCTAGGGAAATAGTATGGTCTTGAGCTTGAGACGGAGGCAAACCCCTAGGGATTTGGAACACCGCGTTGTAGGTGTGCAACAAACAAACCAATTTTGGGTTCATATTGGACGATAAATCCAAAGGCAGTTGTAATTCATTCTCCAAAGATCCGAGTTAAAGTGTATAAAGGACAACAATTTAGTGTGTGTGTGTTGCAACCTTTTCAATTGATGAAATTGGGCTTGAGTTGGTGTGTGACTTGTCTCCCGTTGCAAGGTCACTAGTTTGTCACCATCCAAGAATGTGATAAACTTTCGCTTGTAGTTAACCAAGTGAGTGTCAAGTGTTTCTAACCATATATCACCAAGAAGTAATTCTTCATTTGCAATTGGTAAGACAAAGACACTGATGAAAATGGTATGGTCTTTGATTGTAACCGGAACATTTATGACTTTGCCTTCACATTGAAGTAGCTGCCCACTCCTTACTTGGACTTTGAACTGTGGGACTTGGTGCACTACCATTGCTAAGCTCTGAGTCAAAGCTGGATGGATAAAATTGTTCGGGCTCTCACCATCCATAAGTATCCGAAGTTCTTTGCCATTCTTTGTCCCCTTGAAACGGATGGAACGCCTACTCGAAATGTTCGCAAGTACATTAAAGGAAAGGTGGAGGGGTTCAGCATTATCTACTATAGAAGGTTGCTTGAGCTAAGCATTCTCTTCTTTGGCCACCTCTTCACTCGGAAGTCCCTCCAAAGATTGTATAAGGAAGTAATGTTTGGCTAAACATTGATGCTCCGGTGAGGGGGAGTTtgcttaaatttttaagtttatttggtGTGGGCAATAGAGGTGGAGTTGAAGTTTGGGAGGTGGATTTAGTAGATGTTGGGAGAAAATTGGGTTTAGCAGGTTGCATGGTGTTAGCTTTATCTTGTGAGGTTGAGTACGAGATATTTGGGATCCGCCATTTATGGAAATTAGGAACAAATTGTTCTTCAAATAATCTCGCTAGGGACATTGCCTGCATGGAGGACGCGAGACAATGGGACTTAACTTCTCTCTTGAGATCCGGAATCAATCCGCTAATAAAACAATCTAATAGCAATGTGTCATTCATACCATAAACTCTAGCAGCTAAATCATTGAAAGAATCAAAGTAACTTTTTACAGATGAAGACTGTTTCAATTTCAGCAAATCTTACCTAGGGTTCTCAAATTGTGAGGGTGCGGTAGAAAGAGTGAGCTAGTCGGATACCTGATCGAGTCGCTTCGAAATTTGAAACCAAGCCAACACTTGTCCTCTAAGCTGTTAGCCACTGAATCAATCTTTTCTTCCTCTAAGATGTCACGGATTCGGAAGAACCTTTCCGCCTgaaatctaatgaagaacatcCTCAGTGCCTGAAAAATGCAAAAAAGATACCTTCATGTGACACGGCAGAGCAAAGATCGACTGATGTGGATGCAACCATAGAAAATCCTCAACCGCTGGGCAAGTTGGACCTGGATTGACGCCAATGACTGTGTAATAGTGGTGAGTTTCTCCTAGGACTATCGGATTGTTCGGCTAAACTGTTAATAGCCGCCTACATTGATTGCATTCTCGTGTTCTCAGCCATTCTCTCAATGAAAGCACCACTTGATACAAATTCGTATCAAAGAATAGTGAATTAGAtagaattttagagagaataGAATAGAGATCCCTAGAATTAAGGCTAAGAGGAAAAATAGAGTTTCTAATTACATCATGCATATCCCACATTATTATATCATAATCTTATTTTATAGTATAATTCTCTAATTGTGCTATAGGCCCCATACTAATTCTATCACATTATTACTACATAAATAAAGCTTACATATGTATTACACTTTTAATTTAGATAGTATGTGATCTAGCAGAAATATTTGGTAATCAAAATAAATTAGCCAAAAATAACTAGAAtttatcttttttagtatttattaattgttaaatTGGTGAGTACTATCCAATCCGCTCTAAATTAGAGCGTGAATTATCCCTTTTGAATTTTGACATATCTTCTTATTATTAactgaaataaaattaattaacttatcATGATTAACTTTAACTTTAATATaacctaaattttattaatttaattaattaatcatgatataattttttttggcaaattataaaaattattaaaaaatttaattttataattttttattttttctcaaattatacatttattaatcaatttcaatc is drawn from Arachis hypogaea cultivar Tifrunner chromosome 12, arahy.Tifrunner.gnm2.J5K5, whole genome shotgun sequence and contains these coding sequences:
- the LOC140176896 gene encoding uncharacterized protein, with the translated sequence MLARSSAYHLESDGQMEVLKCCLEMYLLCYTQENPKDWFKLLPWAVYSYNISYHYAIGMSPFKVVFDRDPPTLLKYDTKSVDTPALQEQLLQCDIVLESLKKNLEKAQLRMKIQANRKAEDQSSSSMWVILCMLS